One window of Dyadobacter sandarakinus genomic DNA carries:
- a CDS encoding ATP-binding protein: MKDVTVQELQSMEVFRDVPGDQLQWMIDRSRHYELEERQYLSGPGDPLVGTHVVISGHIELFRLQSNSKHIISEFVPGNVTGMLPFSRGKTGIAYAQCTASTQLMTFPGEQLRELVVTNYELTQALVTVMTSRVREYTELEQQNEKMMALGKLSAGLAHELNNPAAALVRGSALLKKHLQLQPDAFRKLISIHLSKEEIEIINEKMFAILSGSSQPVLSMMQRSEREDEILDWLDSNQIAECDYMAENIVEFGITEQDLEELKSKINKNDFSPVLFWINLNLTTERMVTDIHESSRRIAELVGSVKRFTHMDRGGEKELTDIHSGIQNTLTMLNYKIKKGNVKLVREFDNTLPPIKAMVGELNQVWTNLIDNAVDALENQPDPQLTISTRREKEFIKVSVCDNGPGIPEEIRTRIFDPFFTTKAIGQGTGLGLDVVCRIVKQHHGSVTLQSKPGQTEFLVCFPING; encoded by the coding sequence ATGAAGGACGTAACAGTACAAGAGCTGCAAAGCATGGAAGTTTTCCGGGATGTTCCGGGCGACCAGCTGCAATGGATGATCGACAGAAGCCGGCACTACGAGCTGGAAGAAAGGCAATATCTTTCCGGACCTGGCGACCCGCTCGTCGGTACCCACGTCGTTATCTCGGGGCATATCGAGCTTTTCCGGCTGCAGAGTAATTCCAAGCACATCATTTCGGAGTTTGTGCCGGGCAACGTGACCGGTATGCTGCCTTTTTCGCGCGGAAAAACGGGCATTGCCTATGCACAATGCACAGCCAGTACGCAGCTGATGACTTTCCCCGGCGAGCAGCTCCGCGAGCTGGTCGTCACCAATTACGAGCTCACACAGGCGCTGGTGACGGTGATGACCTCACGCGTACGGGAATACACCGAGCTCGAACAGCAGAATGAAAAAATGATGGCGCTCGGGAAGCTCTCCGCAGGCCTCGCGCATGAGCTGAATAATCCGGCCGCGGCTCTGGTGCGCGGCTCTGCCCTGCTGAAAAAACACCTTCAGTTACAGCCGGATGCATTCCGGAAGCTGATCTCGATCCATTTATCCAAAGAAGAGATTGAAATTATCAATGAAAAGATGTTCGCGATCCTGTCCGGATCTTCTCAGCCTGTACTTTCCATGATGCAGCGGTCCGAGCGTGAAGACGAAATCCTCGACTGGCTCGACTCCAACCAGATTGCGGAGTGCGACTACATGGCTGAAAACATAGTCGAATTCGGAATTACCGAGCAGGACCTTGAAGAGTTGAAAAGCAAGATCAACAAAAATGATTTTTCACCCGTATTGTTCTGGATTAATCTGAACCTCACGACCGAGCGGATGGTCACGGACATACACGAGTCGTCGCGCCGCATTGCCGAGCTGGTAGGGTCCGTGAAGCGGTTTACGCACATGGACCGCGGCGGTGAAAAAGAGCTGACAGACATTCATTCAGGTATTCAGAATACCCTTACAATGCTGAATTACAAGATCAAAAAAGGCAATGTAAAGCTGGTGAGGGAGTTCGATAACACCCTGCCTCCGATCAAAGCCATGGTGGGCGAACTCAACCAGGTCTGGACCAACCTGATCGACAATGCGGTGGATGCATTGGAAAACCAGCCTGATCCACAGCTTACCATCAGCACACGGCGTGAAAAGGAATTTATCAAAGTATCGGTTTGCGACAATGGTCCCGGAATTCCCGAGGAGATCCGCACGCGCATCTTCGATCCCTTTTTCACGACCAAAGCCATCGGCCAGGGAACCGGCCTGGGACTGGACGTGGTATGCCGCATTGTGAAGCAGCATCATGGCTCGGTAACCCTGCAGTCGAAGCCGGGCCAAACCGAATTTCTGGTTTGTTTCCCCATTAATGGATAA
- the ligD gene encoding DNA ligase D codes for MSLTKYKEKRKFDETPEPEGGKSNAGDLIFVIQKHDATRLHYDFRLEMEGVLKSWAVPKGPSMDPAVKRLAMMVEDHPYDYKNFEGIIPEGNYGAGTVMVWDTGTYEPLEEAKTRKDRERILLAGLQAGSLKFRMNGKKLHGEFALVKTKGMDENAWLLIKHRDEYASKEDITGQDRSVLSRKTLESIEADPEHVYGEDDEKGDKEKKSKKAKKEAAAPEAVKEQPAEPTPEQSGEDRADILKKGKKSKFPEGIVPMLATLVNEPFDDPGWEYEVKWDGYRALAYMHKGTVSLQSRNKKSFDEKFYPIFDQLKTWNIEAVVDGEIVVVKEDGHSDFGALQNWRSEADGNLLYYVFDLLWLDGKDLTNLPLSERKQILQSLVPADGLIRVGYSVTAEGTSFYEAARKMGLEGIIAKRSDSPYQAGLRTRDWLKIKVNKRQEVIICGFTQNKGTSKLFSSLLLGVYDDGRLMYVGKVGTGFRDKQQREMMALFEPLFTPESPFDKMPDYNKPSRFRPNPPGANATWLKPELVCEVSFTEVTSDGVFRHPSFEGMREDKKAAEVVREVEEPTGKAVEQAEAQPAAAQFKPIIEKPAASSRKTLLNPKDDSQVRKVNGQELKFSNLGKVFWPEDNLTKRDLLNYYYQVAPYILPYLKDRPLSLNRFPNGIHGKSFYQKDVTGKVPSWIKTTPYHANDEEEEKNFMVCNDEATLLYMANLGAIDVNPWNSRIEKPDHPDWCLLDLDPDTSNTFEQVITTAQTIKHLLDDLKVPSYCKTSGSTGLHIYIPLGAQYDYDQCQLFANWIASQAQQELDTFTSIERMTKNRKGKLYIDYLQNRPKATLAAPYSVRPKPGATVSMPLHWDEVKHGLQLRDFTILNAMDRIKSEGDLFTPVLGPGIDLTAVISKMEGNNAG; via the coding sequence ATGAGCCTCACCAAGTACAAGGAGAAACGCAAATTCGACGAAACGCCTGAACCCGAGGGCGGTAAATCCAACGCCGGAGACCTGATCTTCGTCATTCAGAAACACGATGCGACCCGCCTGCATTACGACTTCCGCCTCGAAATGGAAGGAGTATTGAAAAGCTGGGCTGTACCCAAAGGGCCATCCATGGACCCCGCCGTGAAAAGACTCGCCATGATGGTGGAAGACCACCCTTACGACTACAAAAACTTTGAAGGCATTATCCCGGAAGGAAACTATGGGGCTGGTACCGTGATGGTGTGGGATACGGGCACGTATGAGCCGCTCGAGGAGGCCAAAACCAGAAAGGACCGGGAACGGATACTGCTCGCAGGCCTGCAGGCGGGTTCACTGAAGTTCAGGATGAACGGGAAGAAACTCCATGGTGAATTTGCATTGGTGAAAACAAAGGGCATGGACGAAAATGCCTGGCTGCTGATCAAGCACAGGGATGAATACGCATCCAAGGAGGACATTACCGGGCAGGACCGCTCGGTATTATCGCGTAAAACGCTCGAAAGTATTGAGGCCGATCCGGAACATGTGTATGGTGAAGATGACGAAAAAGGCGACAAGGAGAAGAAGAGCAAAAAGGCAAAAAAGGAAGCAGCAGCACCCGAAGCGGTAAAAGAGCAGCCTGCCGAACCGACTCCCGAGCAGTCCGGGGAAGATCGGGCGGACATTTTGAAAAAAGGAAAAAAAAGTAAGTTTCCGGAAGGCATTGTGCCCATGCTGGCTACGCTCGTGAATGAGCCTTTTGACGATCCGGGATGGGAATATGAAGTAAAATGGGATGGTTACCGTGCGCTGGCGTATATGCACAAAGGTACCGTCTCGCTGCAATCGCGCAATAAGAAATCCTTTGACGAAAAGTTCTATCCCATTTTCGATCAGCTGAAAACCTGGAACATTGAGGCCGTGGTAGACGGGGAAATTGTCGTGGTGAAGGAGGATGGTCACTCGGATTTTGGTGCATTGCAAAACTGGCGCAGCGAAGCCGACGGCAACTTGCTGTACTATGTGTTTGACCTGCTGTGGCTGGATGGAAAAGACCTGACCAACCTGCCCCTTTCTGAGCGCAAGCAGATCCTTCAAAGCCTGGTGCCTGCCGATGGATTGATCCGGGTGGGGTACAGTGTGACCGCAGAGGGTACGTCTTTCTATGAAGCGGCACGTAAGATGGGGCTTGAAGGTATTATTGCCAAGCGTTCCGACAGCCCGTACCAGGCCGGACTGCGTACCCGCGATTGGCTAAAAATCAAAGTGAACAAGCGTCAGGAGGTAATTATATGTGGTTTTACGCAAAATAAAGGGACTTCGAAACTGTTCAGCTCGCTCCTGCTGGGGGTGTATGACGACGGGAGACTAATGTACGTAGGCAAAGTCGGAACCGGTTTCCGCGACAAGCAGCAGCGGGAAATGATGGCGCTGTTTGAACCGCTGTTTACACCCGAAAGTCCCTTCGATAAAATGCCGGATTACAACAAACCCTCCCGGTTCCGCCCCAACCCGCCCGGTGCCAATGCTACCTGGCTCAAACCGGAGCTGGTATGTGAGGTGAGCTTTACGGAAGTTACTTCAGATGGTGTTTTCAGGCACCCTTCGTTTGAGGGAATGCGGGAGGACAAGAAGGCCGCCGAGGTGGTGCGTGAGGTGGAGGAACCTACCGGCAAGGCTGTGGAGCAGGCCGAAGCGCAGCCAGCGGCAGCACAATTCAAACCGATCATCGAAAAACCGGCTGCGAGCTCACGCAAAACCTTGCTCAATCCCAAAGACGACAGCCAGGTGAGAAAAGTGAACGGGCAGGAGCTCAAATTCTCAAATCTGGGGAAGGTTTTCTGGCCGGAGGACAATCTGACGAAGCGAGATCTGCTGAACTACTACTACCAGGTGGCGCCCTACATTTTGCCCTACCTGAAAGACCGGCCACTGTCCCTCAACCGGTTTCCAAATGGCATTCATGGTAAAAGTTTTTACCAGAAAGACGTAACCGGCAAGGTACCTTCCTGGATCAAAACCACGCCCTACCACGCGAATGATGAGGAAGAGGAAAAGAACTTTATGGTATGCAATGATGAGGCTACCCTCCTGTATATGGCCAACCTTGGCGCGATCGACGTCAATCCCTGGAACAGCCGCATTGAAAAACCCGATCATCCCGACTGGTGCCTCCTCGACCTCGATCCTGACACCAGCAACACATTTGAGCAGGTAATCACCACCGCCCAGACGATCAAACACCTCCTGGACGACCTCAAAGTCCCGAGCTATTGCAAGACATCGGGTTCGACCGGACTGCACATTTACATTCCGCTGGGTGCGCAGTATGACTATGACCAATGCCAGCTATTTGCAAACTGGATTGCCAGTCAGGCACAGCAGGAGCTGGATACATTTACAAGCATTGAGCGCATGACCAAAAACCGGAAAGGCAAGCTGTACATCGACTATCTGCAGAACCGTCCGAAAGCGACACTGGCGGCACCGTACTCGGTTCGGCCGAAGCCAGGAGCGACAGTGTCCATGCCGCTGCATTGGGATGAGGTGAAGCATGGCTTGCAATTGCGCGATTTTACCATTCTTAATGCGATGGATCGTATCAAAAGCGAAGGCGACCTGTTCACACCGGTCCTCGGCCCGGGCATTGATCTTACAGCTGTGATTAGTAAAATGGAGGGTAATAACGCGGGCTAG
- a CDS encoding VCBS repeat-containing protein, with protein sequence MNHGRELACIFLMIFLAACSRRQPDTLFELLPADETNVHFANNLREDDRLNILTYEYFYNGGGVGAGDFNNDGLTDLVFGGNMTESRIYLNRTKPGESIHFEDITETSGIKVPGGWARGIALVDINADGYQDIYISRSGPARAGALPNLLFINQRNNTFKEQGAAYGLDFRGNTTQAAFFDYDRDGNLDVYLVTNVMNRNGPNNIRKKVTDGSSPNADRLFRNNGNLTFTNVSAKAGILEEGYGLGISVVDVNADGWTDVYVSNDYVSNDLLYINQQDGTFKNEIASAFRHQSYSAMGNDAADIDNDGMVDIITMDMLPEGNERRKNMFGLMNYDRHLSELRMGYEPQFMRNTLQHNNGNRPGSSHPFFSETGRYSGVQATDWSWSALLADYDNDGFRDLMITNGYPRDITNRDFVMYRMAEYQQRRGPAGERRLAEALKKVPGAHVPNYLFASNHDLTFTNRSAEWGFDRPSFSNGAVYADLDNDGDLDLITNNIDEEAFIYQNHSDKKPDRRFLTFKLRGTPLNPYGFGAKIWVYSGGNMQYAEHSPYRGYQSSVGNDIHFGMGKAETADSVRIVWPDARMQVLVNVKTNQKLQLEYSRATAAYNTPSPGAATLFAPDTISGIDFTHKDPLYIDFKIQPLLPHLLSQNGPGIAVGDINGDGLEDCYIGGAFNQSGTFYVQDEKQHFKAQVLTTGTKYEEDMGSLLFDADGDGDLDLYVVSGSSEFAPGSPYYQDRLYTNDGKGHFTPNPNALPATLGSGSSVNAADFDHDGDLDLFVGGRLAPGQYPMPGESYLLRNDGGTFSDVTDQVCPELRNLGMVAAALWTDFDQDGLTDLIVTGEWMPIVFFKNEDGKLENVSSQTGLAQTHGWWNSLAGADFDEDGDVDYIVGNVGLNTEGHPSVNRPVTMFAKDFDGSGTMDPVLCRYYGNELYPVHPRDEMTSQMNFLKKRFVYYADYSKAGIKDVFKPGEMKGATRLVCEVMESVMLVNQGQGKFVMQKLPAPAQLGTIYGLATGDFNHDGHQDILMTGNSYATESISGRLDAFSGLVLAGDGRSHFRALSPGESGFLVEGDAKGLATLRLPDGATLALAAQNNDRMLTYRLPAAPAGRIVPVLPGDVAIDVVYSDGRKQRAELYYGSGYLSQSTRVPVVSATGLQSITITGFDRKKRKVDLDQ encoded by the coding sequence ATGAACCACGGCCGCGAACTTGCCTGTATTTTCCTGATGATCTTCCTGGCGGCATGCAGCCGCCGACAGCCGGATACCCTTTTTGAACTCCTGCCGGCAGACGAAACAAACGTTCACTTTGCCAATAACCTGCGCGAAGACGACCGCCTCAACATCCTTACCTACGAGTACTTTTACAATGGGGGAGGTGTGGGCGCCGGTGACTTCAATAATGATGGTCTGACCGACCTGGTATTTGGCGGCAACATGACCGAAAGCCGCATTTACCTGAACCGCACCAAGCCCGGAGAAAGCATTCATTTTGAAGACATTACGGAGACTTCGGGTATTAAAGTTCCGGGCGGCTGGGCGAGGGGCATTGCGCTGGTGGATATCAATGCGGATGGTTACCAGGACATTTATATTTCGCGCTCAGGTCCTGCGCGTGCAGGTGCATTGCCCAACCTGCTTTTCATCAACCAGCGTAACAATACCTTCAAAGAGCAGGGAGCGGCTTACGGGCTTGATTTCCGGGGCAATACCACACAAGCCGCTTTTTTCGACTACGACCGGGACGGTAACCTGGATGTGTACCTGGTTACCAATGTGATGAACCGCAATGGTCCCAACAACATCCGGAAAAAAGTAACGGACGGCTCTTCTCCCAATGCTGATCGTCTTTTCCGCAACAATGGAAATCTGACGTTCACAAACGTATCGGCCAAAGCCGGGATCCTCGAAGAAGGGTATGGACTAGGTATTTCTGTGGTGGATGTGAATGCCGACGGCTGGACGGATGTATATGTTTCCAATGACTACGTTTCCAATGATCTGCTGTACATCAACCAGCAGGATGGTACATTTAAGAACGAGATAGCGTCCGCTTTCCGGCATCAGAGCTACTCGGCGATGGGCAATGATGCTGCCGATATCGACAATGACGGCATGGTCGATATCATCACCATGGACATGCTGCCGGAAGGCAACGAGCGCCGCAAGAACATGTTCGGGCTGATGAACTACGACCGGCATTTGTCGGAACTCCGGATGGGGTACGAGCCGCAGTTTATGCGCAATACTTTGCAGCATAACAATGGCAACAGGCCGGGTAGCAGCCATCCTTTTTTCAGTGAGACGGGGCGGTACTCCGGGGTGCAGGCGACAGACTGGAGTTGGAGCGCGCTCCTGGCCGACTACGATAATGACGGGTTTCGTGATCTGATGATCACAAACGGGTACCCGCGGGATATTACCAACCGTGACTTTGTAATGTACCGCATGGCCGAGTACCAGCAGCGGCGGGGACCGGCAGGCGAGCGCAGGCTTGCGGAGGCACTGAAAAAAGTGCCCGGCGCCCATGTACCCAACTACCTGTTTGCCAGCAACCATGACCTGACATTTACAAACCGATCGGCCGAGTGGGGCTTTGACCGCCCTTCATTTTCCAACGGAGCCGTGTATGCAGACCTGGACAATGATGGCGACCTGGACCTTATTACCAATAATATTGACGAAGAAGCATTCATTTATCAAAACCATTCAGACAAAAAGCCCGACCGCCGTTTTCTGACATTCAAGCTCCGGGGTACGCCGCTGAACCCTTATGGCTTTGGGGCAAAAATTTGGGTTTACAGCGGTGGAAATATGCAGTATGCCGAGCACTCGCCCTACCGCGGTTACCAGTCGTCGGTAGGGAACGATATCCATTTTGGAATGGGTAAAGCGGAAACAGCTGATTCGGTCAGGATCGTGTGGCCCGATGCACGTATGCAGGTACTGGTAAATGTAAAGACCAATCAGAAGCTGCAACTGGAATACAGCCGCGCGACAGCTGCATACAATACTCCATCGCCCGGAGCGGCCACGTTGTTTGCGCCTGACACCATTTCCGGCATTGACTTTACCCACAAAGACCCCCTTTACATTGACTTCAAAATTCAGCCGCTGCTGCCACACCTGCTTTCCCAGAATGGTCCCGGCATTGCAGTAGGAGACATCAACGGCGACGGACTAGAAGATTGCTACATCGGCGGGGCATTCAACCAGTCGGGTACATTTTATGTGCAGGACGAAAAGCAGCATTTCAAGGCACAGGTACTTACTACCGGCACGAAATACGAGGAGGATATGGGCTCGCTGCTTTTTGATGCCGACGGTGATGGGGATCTGGACTTGTACGTGGTGAGCGGAAGCAGCGAGTTTGCACCGGGGTCGCCCTACTACCAGGATCGGTTGTATACCAATGATGGGAAAGGGCACTTTACGCCTAACCCGAATGCATTGCCCGCGACCCTGGGCAGCGGGTCATCTGTAAATGCGGCTGACTTTGACCATGACGGTGATCTGGATCTTTTTGTGGGAGGGCGGCTTGCTCCGGGCCAGTATCCCATGCCGGGCGAAAGTTACCTGCTCAGGAATGATGGCGGGACTTTTTCCGACGTGACCGACCAGGTTTGTCCGGAACTCCGCAATCTGGGTATGGTCGCTGCTGCATTGTGGACCGACTTTGACCAGGACGGGCTTACCGACCTCATCGTAACCGGAGAGTGGATGCCCATTGTTTTTTTTAAAAATGAAGATGGAAAGCTTGAAAATGTAAGCAGCCAAACCGGTCTCGCACAAACCCACGGATGGTGGAACAGCCTCGCAGGAGCCGACTTTGATGAAGACGGAGACGTGGATTATATTGTCGGGAATGTGGGACTAAATACCGAGGGACATCCTTCCGTCAACAGGCCCGTCACGATGTTCGCCAAGGATTTTGACGGGAGCGGCACCATGGATCCGGTACTCTGCCGGTACTATGGCAATGAACTTTACCCGGTACACCCCCGGGACGAAATGACCAGCCAGATGAACTTCCTGAAAAAGCGCTTCGTCTACTATGCCGATTATTCGAAAGCGGGCATCAAAGATGTGTTTAAGCCTGGGGAAATGAAGGGTGCTACCCGGCTGGTCTGTGAAGTCATGGAATCCGTCATGCTAGTCAACCAGGGTCAGGGTAAGTTCGTCATGCAGAAACTGCCTGCCCCGGCCCAGCTGGGAACAATTTACGGCCTGGCCACCGGCGATTTCAACCATGACGGGCATCAGGATATTTTGATGACGGGCAACAGCTATGCAACGGAGTCGATCAGCGGGCGCCTGGACGCATTCAGCGGTCTGGTACTGGCTGGCGATGGCCGCAGCCATTTCCGGGCTTTGTCGCCCGGCGAAAGTGGTTTTCTGGTCGAGGGGGATGCCAAAGGCCTTGCCACACTCCGGCTTCCTGACGGTGCCACGCTTGCGCTCGCCGCCCAGAACAATGATCGTATGCTGACATACAGGCTGCCGGCAGCACCGGCAGGAAGGATCGTGCCCGTGCTGCCCGGCGATGTGGCAATCGATGTGGTGTATAGCGATGGGCGCAAGCAGCGCGCGGAACTGTACTATGGCTCGGGCTATCTTTCCCAATCCACCCGGGTTCCGGTCGTTTCAGCTACCGGGCTGCAAAGCATTACCATCACCGGTTTTGACCGAAAAAAACGAAAGGTAGACCTGGATCAATAG